The region GGATGTGGCGCTTGCGGCCCCGACACACTTCGCGCACGAGGTGCTGTCGGTCGTGCGCCGCGACTTCGGCCCTGCCGACATCATGAACGGATGGGTCCGGACCGTTGATGCGGTCGCCCTCGCCCCACTCACCCGCGAGCAGGTCGCCGAGGCCGCCGAGCAGTGCGAGGCTCTCGGCTGTTCGTTCTACGACGCGCTGGCGCCCGCGCTCGCGTCGCTGCTCGACGCCGAGCTCGTCTCGGCGGACGCGGCCGCGCACGGTGCGTACCCGGGCGTGCGGCTGATCGGCTGAGTGCGCGCACCACGCGCACCCCGCGCCCGCACTCCGCGTGGCGTGGTGCTACTCTCGCACCATGCGCTGGCAGCGGCTGGTCAGGTTCGCCGGGGGCTACCCCTTCGCCTTTGCCGCGGTCGCGGTCGCGATCGTGGCGCTCCTGCCGGCGCGCACACACCTCGAGCCTTCCACGATCATGCTCGCCGTGGTGCCGGTCATCATCATCGTCGCGCGCTTCGCGGGGCTGCGAGCGTCCGCCGTGGCCGCGGTCGCCGGCTTTCTCGCTCTCGACGTGCTCTTCGTCCCGCCCTACCACAGGTTGACCGTCGCCTCGCCGGCCGAGTGGATCGCGCTCGTCGTCTTCCTCGCGGTGGCGCTCGTCTCCGGCCAGCAGACCGCCCGGATCCGCGAGCGCGAGGACGCGGCGGTCCGGCGTCAGGCTGAGCTCGGACTCGTCAACGACCTGGCGCTCCGCCTGACCTCGGAGCACTCACCCTCATCGACAGCGGCGCTCATCGTGGACAGCATCGTCGGCCTGCTCGCGGCCGAGCGGGCGGCGCTCTACGTGCGGCCGGGCGCGGTGGACCCCGTCTGCCTCGCCGGGGCTGGGCCGCTCCTCGCCGCCTCGGCGGAGCGGGCGATGGTGGGCTGGGTCGGGCACAACGGGAAGGCGATCGCACTCGACGTC is a window of Actinomycetota bacterium DNA encoding:
- a CDS encoding type II toxin-antitoxin system VapC family toxin; the encoded protein is MSGRRVVLDASVGVKWFRNEPGSDDARELLEQAADADVALAAPTHFAHEVLSVVRRDFGPADIMNGWVRTVDAVALAPLTREQVAEAAEQCEALGCSFYDALAPALASLLDAELVSADAAAHGAYPGVRLIG
- a CDS encoding DUF4118 domain-containing protein; protein product: MRWQRLVRFAGGYPFAFAAVAVAIVALLPARTHLEPSTIMLAVVPVIIIVARFAGLRASAVAAVAGFLALDVLFVPPYHRLTVASPAEWIALVVFLAVALVSGQQTARIREREDAAVRRQAELGLVNDLALRLTSEHSPSSTAALIVDSIVGLLAAERAALYVRPGAVDPVCLAGAGPLLAASAERAMVGWVGHNGKAIALDVAALPVDDRPVSVGPSLALEDVTADGVYLPLHAGQSVEGVLYVRWPGGAEAGPAETRLLVAIANLAAAALGRQRLDELAARAKAPG